Below is a genomic region from Medicago truncatula cultivar Jemalong A17 chromosome 3, MtrunA17r5.0-ANR, whole genome shotgun sequence.
TGATATGCAGTTCACTCTTAATCAAGTGTTCATTGTAGAAGAAGTCATTCGTGCTATAAACCAAATGAAGTGTTTGGCTGCTACGGGTTCGGATGGATTCCCTGCTCTCTTCTTCTATTAAAACTATTGGGATGGGATATCATTGGTAAAGATATCACAAACATGATTCtaattgtgttgaagaatcccTATAAAAATACTTTATTTGTCTAATCCCAAAAATAGAAAACCTGGTTAACCTTAATGATTTCAAGTCTATTTCTCTCTGCAAATGTAATCCTTAAATCGTCACAAAGGATCAAAATGTCCTCCTGAGATCATTAGTTATAATCATAGCACTTTTATCCCAGGAAGACTATTCTCTCTCTAATTGCCCTTGATATTTTTCATCACATGAAACAGAATTGTAGGGTAAAAGAAGATTCATTGAGATTAAGAGCGACAAGGCAAAAGTCTTTGATAGATAGGGTTGAGTGGATTTTcctgataaaaaaaactcttttctCTATGGATTTCCCTGTAAAGCTTACTACcacaattatttatttgataatgaTTTCATGTGTAACTTTTATCAAGGCAATGGCTCAAGTTATACCAAATATATGATTTGTAACTTATTAATTTGGAGAAAACTTAACTACAATTCTTTAGGtgtttttcgtatggttcttaactaaaaatacatatatttttggagagaaatgatatttgaacaaccattttttgacaacttttatgacaactttatctctcatacacacattgttcttttactttctctctattgctttgatatTTATGCCACTACCTAAATCTCTTTGTATAATGTGGTTGTCCAATAAATTGTCACATGaaaaggttgttcaaataacatttctcttttttggatataacaaatttttaaaaaattatggatttgagaaaattattgtaaatttAGTTAATAACCATAAAAAAAGTTTTCTCCTATTAATTCTTTATTTTCAAACACCCCATTCAACATtctgcagaaaaaaaaaaaaaaatactcataacaccttattttctttttaattttatcaaatatttttcatttgttgacGAGGTTCAGCAATATATCTAAATTATCGGGAACACCGCAACGACCACTTTGTATTACTTTTGTATCAAAAACGCAATTAAATTTGCTACCTTAGAATTTTTACATACAAAGCATTATACAATGAGTTTTATTCATTTGGCTCCGCTATACTATCCAATAAGTTTAGGACATCTGATTCTACGTACTACACAAAAGCCTAAGAAACTTTAAGGATGCTGATTCAAGCATACCAACAAATTAAATGCATGTTCCTACTACTCTACCCAATCTTGAAGTATCTTGTAAAATAAGCAACACCTAAAGCTATTTACATTTGATTTGAGTAACACGTGCAATAGCCTTAGCAAAACATACTAAAACCACAATCGTTTGAAAATGCTGAGACAGCATACATAACCAGCACGTGTATTTCCCCGTTCCAAAGGAAAATATACACATttttaagataatatttttatatttattttcttaacaataTTCCGAGGACTCTCACTAATATTTTCCTATATTATAATCATAAGTGttgaaaaaatcttttttttgtaCATAGTCTTTGAAGAATCGTGGATAAACTTATCCgacaaacaataaaaattagccacgcaaacaaatttttaaatggAGTCCAAATTAACTTGTGTGTACcacttataaatttttttatatagatcgTTTTTATGGAATGTTTAGTTAATCACTCACAATtcttaaaaacaatttaaatttcaaGTGTGAGTTTTGTCGCTAGACTCGTTACATCAAACTAAAATTTGCTCTAGAGTCtatagcataaaaaaaaaactatacaattTTAATTGCTACCTaggaaaacaatataaaaaatgagttttgtCAACTGTAAAATGTAGATAACTGTTGTATATTGAGACGCAGTAATGTAGATCTTGCATTGAGATCAATTATTGTTCTGGTAAATATCTACCGTAATTGTATATGGTTCCATAAGTAGTTTCATACTTAATCCTTTTCACTATAAGTTTAATAATGTACTTGAGACCTCTGCCAAACAGCAGGTAAATTTTAGTTGCCTTTGAAATTTAGACTTATATTATGATATAACAAGCACTTGTGTGTGTTAGAAATTAGAACTAATGAAAATAACTTGTGACGGATTTATAAACTgtttttaacatatttatacAAATCATTTAGGACAAATTATGAAAATAGTGTTACAGGTCACAACCATAATATATCAACTCTCAAAGAGTTTCAGTAGAAGGAACATACATTAAGATTGTAAAACTAAGTTATTCTAACATGTATTTCATatgattttcttgtaaaaagAAATACACACAAGATTTCCTACTCACACAGACTTGTAAGCAATTAAATAGAAAAGGTGATGCTCACTCAATAACTATAATCCGCATCCTAACAAAATGGTTTACATAGAAATTTGAGGGATCATCTCAAACAATGTAGTGATACATAACAATCAAGAAGAATCATTTCCCTCTTTTGCTTTCAGAGAATAAGGTAGGAGCTTCTCTTTGTATTAATAATGCTATTGGTGGATTCATCGTTTCATCTTTACGTCGTTCAAGAGAAGAACTTGTGTCGGATTTGCTTGATACTACGTCTTGTCCAGCCAAACATGAAACCGAAGATTGATCGCGAGTATCAATTTCTTTCATGGATAACTTATCTTCCAAGATATCATAACTATTCCCAGTCCTGGCTTCTTGAGCAAGAGAGCACCAACAGCAGCATAACCAAAGTGTGCAATCAGAAAGTGATGGTTTTCCAAAACAGAATTTATAGGCAGGCAAATTGAACCTCTTTCTCATTTGAATCCTCCAAAATCCACCATAAAGTAAACCACAAAAACTAAGAATGATTCCAAAAGCTACTAGTGTTTGTCTAACATTGTCATCATCAATTCTAACAGAAGCCAATACAAATATCCAAAAGGGAGCCATACAAAACAGCATAAATGTAGCTATATGAACATACATGTTCCCAAATCCAAGTCTCTCCATGTTCCATCCAAACGCACAAAAAGGGCAGAAAAGTGAGAGATATGATAATGATAGATCATTCCAAATGTCAAGTATTCCTCCACTCCATTTCGGTCTATTTTCTATAATACCTCCTTGTTGATCTTTAGATGCAAATGCATATTTTTTCTCGAATGGTTTCTCTCTAACTTGAACCTGTGATTCTTCATCTATCTCACAATCATAGTCCTTACCAAGTGGACTAAGAATAGTGTACAATCCAGCTATTGCCGGTGCTGCAATTGCAATGGATATAGTAATTCCAACTCCAATGGCTGGTCTCTCAGATCTTTTATATCCTAAATTTAGACTACAAAGTGCATATTGAGCAAAACAGTTAACATGAAGGAGAATAACAACTACCATCATATGTGCCCATTCATGAGGCTTATAAGTACCATTTTTGCAGTAAATCATCCTAAGTGCAGAAACATCATTTGGTGTCCATCTACACAAAAGAACAAGATGG
It encodes:
- the LOC11413809 gene encoding uncharacterized protein produces the protein MISVENGITNHQDEIEESKGSQVKEFASVDISTPTQTFPSNENPQREFLKFGSASAKFKELVIEKDQISQSVPSPRSDSLKSRFSTMFAQKLEWNSVKKICMEWIENPMNMALFAWIVCVAVSGAILFLVMTGMLNNVLKKKSERNTWFEINNQILNALFTLMCLYLHPKRFHHLVLLCRWTPNDVSALRMIYCKNGTYKPHEWAHMMVVVILLHVNCFAQYALCSLNLGYKRSERPAIGVGITISIAIAAPAIAGLYTILSPLGKDYDCEIDEESQVQVREKPFEKKYAFASKDQQGGIIENRPKWSGGILDIWNDLSLSYLSLFCPFCAFGWNMERLGFGNMYVHIATFMLFCMAPFWIFVLASVRIDDDNVRQTLVAFGIILSFCGLLYGGFWRIQMRKRFNLPAYKFCFGKPSLSDCTLWLCCCWCSLAQEARTGNSYDILEDKLSMKEIDTRDQSSVSCLAGQDVVSSKSDTSSSLERRKDETMNPPIALLIQREAPTLFSESKRGK